The Sphingorhabdus lutea genome segment TTGCATTATTATTTGCCACATTGATGGGGGCAATTGCCGCGCTTATCATTTCATTATCGGCGGATTATGTTGCCACACATATTTCATCCACCCCTGAGCAGGCAAAAAATATGCCCCGCGCCATTGCCATTTTTGCATGGACCATACCTTTGTCCATTTTTATGGAGGTTGCGACAGCTTCGGCCCGCGCCATGCGGGCATTTGGTCCAGAATTGCGGCTGCGTGTTTTTTGGGAACAGGTGGCACGGTTGATTTTTGCCGCCGGATTTTTCTTAATCGGATTTGGATTTGAAGGGCTTTTATGGGCGCATGTTGTTTCCTTAAGCTTAATCGCGATTTTATGTGTTCAATTATTGGGCAAATATTTTGATATTAAATTGTTAATTTCTGCGCCCGTTTCGGATGTATGGCGGGAAATTATCCATACTGGTTTGGCGATGATGCCGTCAAATTTGGTGCGTAGAGCGCATAATGATTTACCGCCAATATTGTTAAATTTCCTAATCCCCGGTGCGGCGGGGGCGACGGCGGCGGGATTATTTGGCATTGCCCGTAAAATTGCGTCCATCCCGTTAATTGTGCGGCAGACATTTTTATATGTATTGGCCCCCATTGCATCATCCGTGGCGGCGGGCAACAGGCGCGATATCGCCCCGATTTACAGTTTTGCCAATCATATTTCATTGGTAATCTCTGTGCCCCTTGCATTATTTTTAATGATGGTGGCGGGCGATATATTAACGGCATTTGCCCCCGGGGCTAAGGCGGCATTGACAATATTGCTTATTTTATTGGCTGCACGGGCGATTGAGGCAGTTTTCGGCCCTGCCACACCGATTATAGAAATGATTGGGCATAAAGCTTTGCCATTAATCAACAGCGCGGTGGGTTTAATCCTTTGGCTTGTCTTTGCCATTTTATGGGTGCCGCAATATGGGTTGGAGGGGATGGCGATGGCCGTTGCCATTCCTGTGGTCATCATGACGTTAATGGCGGTTTTTGAATTATGGCAAAGCGATGGGATAAGCCCATTTGACAGCGGATTTGCCCGTGGTTTGATTGTTACTGCGATTGTGTGCGCTATATTATGGGGAATTGGGTTTTTATTGCAGCCATTTGGCGGGCGAATCCGTGCAATTACATTATTTATTTTATTTTGGCCGTCGGTTTGGCTGTGCCTGCGATTTGGATTGGACAATCACGCCAAAGAGGCATTGGGTAAGGCCGCAAAGAAATTGCGTTTAATTTAATTA includes the following:
- a CDS encoding lipopolysaccharide biosynthesis protein, giving the protein MTQAQGANSGAINGEPAKVIDRSDVAKGAGMAALSRLGVVVEVLAQPAYTWMFGLTGYGIYVVLWAAVNIIARFLDFAMGQVLQRLVPATNDKVRAHAIVKFALLFATLMGAIAALIISLSADYVATHISSTPEQAKNMPRAIAIFAWTIPLSIFMEVATASARAMRAFGPELRLRVFWEQVARLIFAAGFFLIGFGFEGLLWAHVVSLSLIAILCVQLLGKYFDIKLLISAPVSDVWREIIHTGLAMMPSNLVRRAHNDLPPILLNFLIPGAAGATAAGLFGIARKIASIPLIVRQTFLYVLAPIASSVAAGNRRDIAPIYSFANHISLVISVPLALFLMMVAGDILTAFAPGAKAALTILLILLAARAIEAVFGPATPIIEMIGHKALPLINSAVGLILWLVFAILWVPQYGLEGMAMAVAIPVVIMTLMAVFELWQSDGISPFDSGFARGLIVTAIVCAILWGIGFLLQPFGGRIRAITLFILFWPSVWLCLRFGLDNHAKEALGKAAKKLRLI